The DNA window GGCTGCTGCGATCCCGCTTTCCGCTGCGCGCTCTACTGGGAGTAGAGCGCCGGATCGCCGATCTGGAGCCGGATCTCACCGGATTCGACGTGCCCGCCTACGTCACGTCGGCGGAGACGATGGCGAACGTCGTCGGCTTCCACCTGAACCGAGGCGTGCTCGCGGTCGCCGATCGCGCGCCGCAGCCGCCGGTGCGGGAGATCGCCCGCGCGGCGAACGTACTCGCCGTGCTCGAAGGCGTCGGTGACCACGAGAACCTCGGCGCGCTGTTCCGCAACGCGGCCGCGCTCGGGATCGGCGGCGTGCTGCTCGGGCCGCGCTGTTCGGATCCGCTGTACCGGCGCAGTGTTCGCGTGTCGATGGGGCACGTGCTGCGAGTGCCCTTCGCCACACTCGACGCGTGGCCGTCGGGATTGGACCTGCTGCGCGAGGAGGGATTCCGGGTCGCCGCGCTCACCCCGCACGAGAGCGCGATGCCGTTGCGCGAACTCGGCGGCGGGCGCGTCGCGCTGCTGTTCGGTTCGGAAGGGCCCGGCCTCACCGAGGACGCACTGGGCGCGGCGGATGATCGGGTGCGCATCCCGATGTCGGGCGGGGTCGACTCGCTGAACGTCGCCACCGCCGCGGCGGTGGCCTTCTACGAACTCGCCGGACGTGGGTAAGTTTGGCCGCGATCGTCGGAACCGAGGAGGGCGCACGGGTGGAGCTGCGGATCCGTGGTGAGCGCGCGGTGTTCGCCGGCGGCGGGGATGACGCGCGGGAGATCGACCCGCACCACCTGGCGCTCGGCCGAGACCTCGCCGACGCGCTGCACGAATGGGCCCGTGTCGCCGCCGCCGTTTCGCGCGATCGCGACGGCGCGCCGTCGCCTGGCGAAGCCGCGGCCGTCGTTTCCCAGCGGGGGCGGCAGCTGGCGAGCAGGGTCGCCGCCGCGATGGGCACCCCCGTCGACTACGTCGACCCGGTCGCGGGCACGACGTCGGTGGTGGCCCCGCCCGAACGCGAGACGAAGGTGTCGTGGCTGCGCAAGGCACTCCCCGAAACCCGGATCGGCGACGAACCCACGCCGTGGGCGACAGGGCTCGTCGTCTCCGGTTTCGTCGCGGTCGTCGTGATCACCGCGATGGTCGCGCTGGCCGGCACCCTTGCCGACGAGACGAGCGGCCTGCTCGCGATCGTCGCCGCACTCGTCGTGTCGGCGGGCCTGGTGCCGTCGCTGTGGCTCGCGCGCCGGATGCCGATCGTCCGTTGGATCGCGTTGGGCGCGGGTGCTGGGATCGCGCTTTCTTGGATCGGGGTTCTGGTGGTCGCCCTCTAACGGCCGTGGTCGAAGATCGCGACTTCGCCGTCGTCGTAGTCCTCCGGCGTGTGCTGGGCGCGGCGCCGGACGGGACGTGGTGCGAGCGCGGGCTGCGGGGGCGGAGGCGGCGCGGCGGGCCGGGCCGATGCCGCGGCAGCCTGGATCGTCGCGGTGATCGCGCGGGACAGCGTAGCCGCGTCGTAGCGCATGGCGTGCTCGGCCAGCCGGACTTCGGCGATCGCGCCGTCGGCCGCGGTGAGCACGGTGACGGCGCCGTCCGGCGAGGTCGCGCTGCCGGAGACCATGGTCGAGAGGCGGCGGGCGTTCTCCTCCTTGCGCGCCCCGATGGTCCGAAGTTGCGCGCGCAGTTCCTCGATCAGTTCCGGATTGCTCTGCGTCATCGTCATTTCCTCATCT is part of the Amycolatopsis sp. CA-230715 genome and encodes:
- a CDS encoding TrmH family RNA methyltransferase; this translates as MAEKIVVDDERDPRLDDFRDLSAADRRPDRPGGRGFVIAEGTVVVRRLLRSRFPLRALLGVERRIADLEPDLTGFDVPAYVTSAETMANVVGFHLNRGVLAVADRAPQPPVREIARAANVLAVLEGVGDHENLGALFRNAAALGIGGVLLGPRCSDPLYRRSVRVSMGHVLRVPFATLDAWPSGLDLLREEGFRVAALTPHESAMPLRELGGGRVALLFGSEGPGLTEDALGAADDRVRIPMSGGVDSLNVATAAAVAFYELAGRG
- a CDS encoding DUF2537 domain-containing protein, with the protein product MELRIRGERAVFAGGGDDAREIDPHHLALGRDLADALHEWARVAAAVSRDRDGAPSPGEAAAVVSQRGRQLASRVAAAMGTPVDYVDPVAGTTSVVAPPERETKVSWLRKALPETRIGDEPTPWATGLVVSGFVAVVVITAMVALAGTLADETSGLLAIVAALVVSAGLVPSLWLARRMPIVRWIALGAGAGIALSWIGVLVVAL
- a CDS encoding YbaB/EbfC family nucleoid-associated protein codes for the protein MTQSNPELIEELRAQLRTIGARKEENARRLSTMVSGSATSPDGAVTVLTAADGAIAEVRLAEHAMRYDAATLSRAITATIQAAAASARPAAPPPPPQPALAPRPVRRRAQHTPEDYDDGEVAIFDHGR